The Mustela erminea isolate mMusErm1 chromosome 6, mMusErm1.Pri, whole genome shotgun sequence genome includes a region encoding these proteins:
- the CSRNP2 gene encoding cysteine/serine-rich nuclear protein 2, with the protein MDAFTGSSLKRKFDDVDVGSSVSNSDDEISSSDSADSCDSLNPPTAASFTPTSILKRQKQLRRKNVRFDQVTVYYFARRQGFTSVPSQGGSSLGMAQRHNSVRSYTLCEFAQEQEVNHREILREHLKEEKLHAKKMKLTKNGTVESVEADGLTLDDVSDEDIDVENVEVDDYFFLQPLPTKRRRALLRASGVHRIDAEEKQELRAIRLSREECGCDCRLYCDPEACACSQAGIKCQVDRMSFPCGCSRDGCGNMAGRIEFNPIRVRTHYLHTIMKLELESKRQVSRPPAPDEEPSPTASCSLTGAQGSETQDFQEFIAENETAVMHLQSAEELERLKAEEDASGSSASLDSSIESLGVCILEEPLAVPEELCPGLTAPILIQAQLPPGSSVLCFAENSDHPTASAVTSPSYLNSGPLVYYQVEQRPVLGLKGEPNTEEVPPSFPKEKDLNVFSLPVTSLVACSPTDPAALCKSEVGKTSTLEALVPGDCNTEEPENEDFRPSWSPSSLPFRTDNEEGCVVEKTSQPSEDRPPEDSSLELPLAV; encoded by the exons ATGGATGCATTCACGGGATCGAGTCTCAAGAGGAAGTTTGATGATGTGGATGTGGGCTCATCGGTTTCCAACTCAGATGATGAGATCTCCAGCAGTGACAGTGCTGACAGCTGTGACAGCCTCAATCCTCCTACAGCTGCCAGCTTCACAC CCACATCCATCCTCAAGCGACAGAAGCAACTGCGGAGGAAGAATGTCCGCTTTGACCAGGTGACTGTATACTACTTTGCCCGGCGCCAGGGTTTCACCAGTGTGCCCAGCCAGGGAGGGAGCTCGCTGGGCATGGCCCAGCGCCATAACTCTGTGCGCAGCTACACGCTCTGTGAGTTTGCTCAGGAGCAGGAGGTCAACCATCGGGAGATTCTTCGTGAGCATCTGAAGGAAGAGAAACTCCATGCCAAGAAGATGAAG CTGACCAAGAATGGGACGGTGGAGTCGGTGGAGGCTGATGGCCTGACCCTGGATGATGTCTCAGATGAAGATATCGATGTGGAAAATGTGGAGGTGGACGATTACTTCTTCCTGCAGCCCCTGCCCACCAAACGGCGACGGGCTTTGCTCAGGGCTTCAGGGGTGCACCGCATTGATGCTGAAGAGAAGCAAGAACTTCGAGCCATCCGCCTGTCACGTGAAGAGTGTGGTTGTGACTGTCGCCTCTATTGTGACCCAGAAGCCTGTGCCTGTAGTCAGGCTGGGATTAAATGCCAG GTGGACCGCATGTCCTTTCCATGTGGCTGTTCGAGGGATGGCTGTGGGAACATGGCCGGGCGCATTGAATTTAATCCCATCCGGGTCCGGACTCATTACCTCCACACCATCATGAAGCTGGAGCTGGAGAGCAAGCGGCAGGTGAGCCGCCCACCGGCCCCCGACGAGGAGCCCTCACCCACGGCCAGCTGCAGCCTGACGGGAGCCCAAGGCTCAGAGACACAGGACTTCCAGGAGTTCATTGCTGAGAACGAGACGGCAGTGATGCACCTGCAGAGCGCAGAGGAACTCGAGCGGCTCAAGGCAGAGGAAGACGCCAGCGGCTCTAGTGCCAGCCTGGACTCCAGCATAGAGAGCCTGGGCGTGTGCATTCTGGAGGAGCCCCTGGCTGTTCCCGAAGAGCTGTGCCCGGGCCTGACAGCCCCCATTCTCATCCAGGCTCAGCTGCCCCCAGGCTCCTCGGTCCTGTGTTTTGCTGAGAACTCCGACCACCCCACTGCCTCAGCAGTGACCAGCCCATCCTATTTGAACAGCGGGCCCCTGGTGTATTACCAGGTGGAGCAGAGGCCAGTCCTGGGGCTGAAAGGAGAGCCCAATACAGAAGAAGTCCCACCCTCTTTCCCCAAGGAGAAGGATCTGAATGTCTTCTCCCTCCCGGTTACCTCACTGGTGGCTTGCAGCCCCACAGACCCAGCTGCCCTGTGTAAATCCGAAGTGGGGAAAACGTCCACTCTGGAAGCGCTAGTGCCCGGAGATTGTAACACTGAGGAGCCTGAGAATGAAGACTTCCGCCCTTCGTGGTCCCCCTCGAGCCTCCCCTTCCGCACGGACAATGAAGAGGGCTGTGTGGTGGAGAAAACCTCCCAGCCGAGTGAGGACAGGCCCCCGGAAGATTCTTCGTTAGAACTCCCTCTGGCAGTCTGA